The proteins below come from a single Zhouia spongiae genomic window:
- a CDS encoding glycosyltransferase: MPTLLLYIFVAVIVIQLFYFLYFFRRFAYHKTSPKQEFSYPVSVIFFIKNQAGLLKKHLPLYLAQDYPDFEIVLINYDSYDESLDIIEGFEARDKRIKIVNVKNNEAFWGKKKYALTLGIKAASHEHLIFTEIECQPVSDNWIRELSSGFSEVRTIVIGYTAYEKIKKSFLNALVRFENLTTFSQRFSYQICNIPISGNGKNLAYHKKEFFRNNGFIDHINIRNGEDQLFINQAADKKNTSFVYSKESFTISEAVKLFDEWIDNKKAEYALIKKYKTTHKALIHIFYLSQLLLYTLIIPLLILKVNTPVVIGLFLLRWIVAYGIYIPITKKFGETSLLWLFPLYEIFLIFFQFLIFISNIISKPNNWR; this comes from the coding sequence ATGCCAACACTTCTACTCTACATCTTTGTAGCAGTCATTGTTATCCAGCTTTTTTATTTTTTATATTTCTTTAGACGATTTGCTTACCACAAAACATCGCCTAAACAGGAATTTTCATATCCGGTTTCAGTTATTTTTTTCATTAAAAATCAGGCCGGGTTATTAAAAAAGCACCTACCTCTCTACCTCGCTCAAGATTATCCGGATTTTGAGATCGTACTTATCAATTATGATTCATATGACGAGTCTCTGGATATCATCGAAGGGTTTGAAGCCCGGGACAAACGGATTAAAATCGTCAATGTAAAAAACAATGAGGCATTTTGGGGAAAGAAAAAATATGCCCTTACATTAGGTATCAAAGCCGCATCACACGAACATCTGATTTTTACTGAAATCGAATGTCAACCCGTTTCAGACAACTGGATCAGGGAATTATCCTCAGGATTTAGCGAGGTAAGAACCATTGTTATCGGTTACACCGCCTATGAAAAAATTAAAAAATCCTTTCTTAACGCTTTGGTCCGTTTTGAAAATCTGACAACGTTTTCTCAGAGGTTTTCATATCAGATTTGCAACATTCCCATATCAGGAAACGGAAAAAACTTAGCATATCACAAAAAGGAATTCTTCAGAAACAACGGCTTCATCGATCATATCAATATCAGAAACGGTGAGGATCAGCTTTTTATCAATCAGGCTGCTGATAAAAAAAACACATCCTTTGTATACAGCAAAGAGAGTTTTACCATATCCGAAGCTGTAAAATTATTTGACGAATGGATCGATAACAAAAAAGCTGAATATGCCCTAATTAAAAAGTATAAAACAACCCACAAGGCTTTAATCCATATATTTTACCTTTCTCAGTTATTACTCTATACGCTAATAATACCGTTGCTCATACTTAAAGTAAACACCCCGGTCGTTATTGGCCTGTTCCTGTTAAGGTGGATTGTCGCTTATGGCATTTATATCCCGATTACAAAAAAGTTCGGAGAGACATCATTACTTTGGCTATTTCCCTTGTACGAAATCTTTTTAATCTTTTTTCAATTTCTTATATTTATATCGAACATTATTTCAAAACCTAACAATTGGAGATAA
- a CDS encoding RNA polymerase sigma factor — MEINSDIIQENINKAKQGDQKAFNFLLDTFWNDVYGFLLLRTKNENDAEDITIRAFSRAFDRIESYDTSFKFKTWLITISKNIHIDLIRKQKSRIMHQTSHEDDDEVYNIADDAPSAEDILIREQNLNKLLRYIKKLKPHYQEVINLRYFQELSYDEIAQTLDEPLNNIKVKLLRARKLLAEIITNK, encoded by the coding sequence TTGGAGATAAATTCTGATATTATCCAGGAAAACATAAACAAAGCAAAACAAGGCGACCAAAAGGCTTTTAACTTTTTACTCGATACATTTTGGAACGACGTTTATGGCTTCTTACTGTTAAGAACTAAAAATGAAAATGATGCTGAAGATATTACGATCCGGGCATTTTCAAGAGCTTTTGACAGAATAGAATCATATGATACATCATTCAAATTCAAAACCTGGCTCATAACCATCTCAAAAAATATCCACATAGACCTGATCCGAAAACAAAAATCCCGGATCATGCACCAAACCTCTCATGAAGATGATGATGAAGTCTATAATATAGCAGATGATGCTCCGAGTGCTGAAGATATTTTAATACGGGAACAAAACCTGAACAAACTTTTACGATATATAAAAAAACTGAAACCCCATTATCAGGAAGTTATAAACCTTAGGTATTTCCAGGAGCTCTCATACGATGAAATTGCACAAACATTAGACGAACCCCTTAACAATATAAAGGTAAAACTGCTAAGGGCCCGTAAACTTCTAGCCGAAATTATTACCAACAAATAA
- a CDS encoding Nramp family divalent metal transporter, whose amino-acid sequence MRSFIQKLGPGLLFAGAAIGVSHLVQSTRAGADYGFSLVWALLLVHLFKYPFFQYGPRYAMATGETLLDGYRKIGKWALITYFVITLATMFTIQTAVTIVTAGLAANLFGVTTNPVTWSIIITFICLLILLLGKYRFLDNLMKIIVCVLSVSTVIAVIVAVNGNGQPMSLKQIIPTDIAGITFLIAFMGWMPAPLDVSIWQSLWAIEKRKINKDYDTKQSLFDFNIGYLSTVFLGLFFITLGAVVMHGTGDSFASGASLFASQLIELYTKSLGNFSYLIIALAAFTTMFSTTLTTLDASPRSMVKCSSLLFNRTHKSSYLFWIGLLVTGTLTILLFFLSEMKTLVEIATIVSFITAPFYAVINFALISSKHTPKEWHPSILLKTVSYLGIIFLSGFSIWYLTTL is encoded by the coding sequence ATGAGATCGTTTATTCAAAAACTCGGACCCGGTCTTTTATTTGCCGGTGCAGCAATTGGTGTTTCTCATTTGGTTCAATCTACCCGTGCCGGAGCAGATTATGGATTCTCACTGGTATGGGCATTGCTTTTGGTTCACTTGTTCAAATACCCTTTCTTTCAATACGGCCCCAGATACGCCATGGCAACAGGTGAAACATTATTGGACGGCTATAGAAAAATAGGAAAATGGGCTTTAATCACATACTTTGTAATTACACTGGCAACCATGTTTACGATACAAACAGCCGTTACTATTGTTACTGCCGGCTTGGCTGCCAATTTATTCGGTGTTACAACCAATCCTGTTACCTGGAGCATTATCATAACTTTTATTTGCCTGCTTATTTTACTGCTCGGCAAATACAGGTTTCTGGACAACCTGATGAAGATCATTGTCTGTGTACTCTCTGTCAGCACTGTTATTGCTGTCATTGTCGCTGTAAACGGGAACGGTCAGCCCATGAGTTTAAAACAGATAATACCAACCGATATTGCAGGAATTACTTTCTTAATTGCGTTTATGGGATGGATGCCTGCCCCTCTTGATGTTTCAATCTGGCAATCATTATGGGCTATCGAAAAAAGAAAAATCAATAAAGACTACGACACCAAACAATCTCTTTTCGATTTTAACATAGGATACCTCAGCACAGTATTTTTAGGATTATTTTTCATTACCCTGGGAGCTGTAGTCATGCATGGTACAGGAGATTCATTTGCTTCGGGCGCTTCCCTGTTTGCTTCCCAGCTCATTGAGCTTTACACGAAAAGCCTGGGAAACTTCAGTTACCTCATTATCGCATTGGCTGCCTTTACCACGATGTTCAGCACCACCCTTACAACACTGGATGCATCACCCCGTTCAATGGTAAAATGCAGCAGCCTGTTATTCAACAGAACACATAAAAGCTCTTATCTCTTCTGGATCGGATTACTTGTAACAGGCACATTAACAATCTTACTGTTCTTCCTTTCTGAAATGAAAACATTGGTAGAAATTGCCACAATAGTCTCATTTATCACAGCCCCTTTTTATGCCGTAATAAACTTTGCCCTGATATCATCTAAACATACACCTAAAGAATGGCATCCGTCCATTCTGCTAAAGACAGTTAGCTATTTGGGAATTATTTTCCTTTCAGGATTCAGCATTTGGTATCTAACAACCCTTTAA
- the lipA gene encoding lipoyl synthase, whose amino-acid sequence MSINTVESVAPPKGKPKWLRVKLPTGKKYTELRGLVDKYNLHTICTSGSCPNMGECWGEGTATFMILGNICTRSCGFCGVKTGRPDTVDWAEPEKVARSIKLMNIKHAVITSVDRDDLKDMGSIIWAETVKAIRRMNPNTTLETLIPDFQGIEKHLDRIVEVAPEVVSHNMETVRRLTREVRIQAKYDRSLQALKYLKARGINRTKSGIMLGLGEEENEVIQTLHDLREANVDVVTIGQYLQPSKKHLPVKQFITPDQFKKYEEIGLDLGFRHVESGALVRSSYKAHKHIE is encoded by the coding sequence ATGAGTATAAACACAGTTGAAAGTGTAGCACCACCAAAAGGGAAACCAAAATGGTTACGTGTTAAGCTTCCTACAGGAAAAAAATACACAGAACTACGAGGTCTTGTTGATAAATATAACCTGCATACTATTTGTACCTCAGGCAGCTGTCCTAACATGGGAGAATGCTGGGGGGAAGGCACCGCCACCTTTATGATCCTGGGCAATATCTGTACCCGGTCTTGCGGATTTTGCGGAGTTAAAACAGGGAGACCTGATACTGTAGACTGGGCTGAGCCGGAAAAAGTGGCCCGTTCCATCAAACTTATGAATATTAAGCATGCAGTCATTACTTCGGTAGACAGAGATGATTTAAAAGATATGGGATCTATTATCTGGGCTGAAACGGTAAAAGCCATCCGAAGGATGAATCCGAATACTACATTAGAAACCTTAATTCCCGATTTTCAAGGTATCGAAAAGCATTTAGACCGCATTGTTGAAGTTGCTCCGGAAGTGGTTTCCCACAATATGGAAACTGTTCGCAGATTAACGCGGGAGGTTAGAATTCAGGCAAAATACGACCGAAGTCTTCAGGCATTGAAATACCTCAAAGCCCGGGGGATCAACAGAACCAAGTCAGGGATTATGCTTGGTTTGGGTGAAGAAGAAAATGAAGTCATACAAACATTACACGACTTAAGAGAAGCCAATGTCGATGTCGTTACCATCGGACAGTATTTACAGCCTTCAAAAAAACATTTGCCTGTAAAACAGTTCATCACGCCGGATCAGTTTAAGAAATATGAAGAAATAGGTCTCGATCTAGGTTTCCGTCATGTAGAAAGTGGCGCATTGGTACGCTCATCATACAAGGCTCATAAACATATAGAATAA
- the gap gene encoding type I glyceraldehyde-3-phosphate dehydrogenase encodes MKNINIAINGFGRIGRTLFRLLVNHPHINVVAINDLADSRTLSHLTKYDSVHGVLNKDVNYNEKGIIVDGHLYPLTQHSAIEDIDWTPFDVDIVVESSGKFKHRHQLTHHVNNGAGKVILSVPPVEDDIKMVVMGVNEHILDGSESIISNASCTTNNAAPMIQTIKNLCGIEQAYITTVHSYTTDQSLHDQPHRDLRRARGANQSIVPTTTGAAKALTRIFPEISDSIGGCGIRVPVPDGSLTDITFNVKKDVTIEEINNAFKEASHNHLKGILSYTEDPIVSIDVIGNAHSCIFDAQMTSVIGKMVKIIGWYDNEFGYSNRIVDLINYINKN; translated from the coding sequence ATGAAAAACATCAATATAGCCATTAACGGTTTCGGAAGAATAGGCAGAACGCTTTTCAGGCTTCTGGTCAATCATCCTCACATAAACGTTGTAGCCATCAACGATCTGGCCGACAGCAGGACGTTAAGCCATTTAACAAAATACGACAGTGTTCATGGGGTCTTAAACAAAGACGTTAATTACAATGAAAAAGGGATTATCGTAGACGGTCACTTATACCCCCTAACTCAACACAGCGCTATAGAAGACATCGACTGGACTCCGTTTGATGTTGATATCGTGGTAGAAAGCTCCGGTAAGTTTAAACACCGGCACCAACTAACCCACCATGTCAACAATGGAGCCGGAAAGGTTATCCTGTCCGTCCCCCCGGTTGAAGACGACATTAAAATGGTTGTCATGGGAGTGAACGAACATATCTTAGACGGCTCAGAAAGTATCATTTCAAACGCTTCCTGCACCACAAACAATGCAGCTCCCATGATTCAAACAATCAAAAATCTTTGTGGTATTGAACAAGCATACATCACTACGGTTCACTCATACACCACAGACCAGAGTTTGCACGACCAGCCCCACAGGGACCTGCGCCGGGCAAGAGGAGCTAACCAATCAATCGTTCCGACCACAACCGGGGCTGCCAAAGCGCTTACCAGAATTTTTCCCGAAATAAGCGATTCGATCGGAGGCTGTGGGATTCGGGTTCCGGTACCAGACGGATCTCTTACCGACATTACTTTTAATGTAAAGAAAGATGTTACCATTGAAGAAATCAACAATGCTTTTAAAGAAGCCTCCCATAACCACCTCAAAGGGATATTGAGCTATACCGAAGATCCGATTGTATCCATAGACGTTATAGGCAATGCACATTCATGTATCTTCGATGCACAAATGACCTCAGTAATCGGGAAAATGGTAAAAATAATCGGTTGGTACGATAATGAATTCGGATACAGTAACAGAATCGTTGATTTAATCAATTACATAAATAAGAATTAA
- a CDS encoding tetratricopeptide repeat-containing hybrid sensor histidine kinase/response regulator, whose product MKLLLQYITALMLFPCLGFAYAGNAASDSLNSLEQRFFEYKNKGDFNKASLSLASAYEIATANEDSESIIDICNLYTELFLDYDQFEKAGVYIETAKRALNLYDYKRGEAVSKSFEAIYLAKNGEKDEAVDLLKEAKKIVPKRDLSTNNQVLFNEAIMYMYLENFNRAKRIFQRLLPFQGDYEEEYLTAKALLYLATIDLDKNYLESTELHLTRLLTIVNDNGFMKLKLEASKLASALFEKERKYELALEYLKQAEAINKTYFSNDILNSQREAANNSQLDFLTRLNDQLKKDAVKQEQTVNISKLTSVLSSALLIIISLLTISLYRNNQIKFKTNDLLLKKNLELQVAKDSAERAMQAKAQFLSTVSHELRTPLYAVTGLTHLLLEEDPKDSQKDHLKSLKYSGEYLLNFINDILQINKIEANKLALDKYPFDVRQILSKVVDSLQQPAKEKENNIVLNLDKNIPEMLIGDPLKLSQIFINLVGNALKFTEKGSVTLSAKTAKSTDTDVTIHFEVKDEGIGISEEMQKNIFDSFSQGSEQINRKYGGTGLGLTIVKSLLTLYDSQISVDSELGKGSTFFFDITFELPDDEIKELITAPSKVQEELYANLNILVVEDNKINQVITQKMLSKKGIKCDIASDGYQAIEKAKKGKFDAILMDIHMPGISGLKATQEIRKFNQTIPIIALTAISLDESKDDFYEAGCNDVITKPFKPEVFYKKIAHNVVRNIKVNL is encoded by the coding sequence ATGAAGCTACTTTTGCAATACATAACTGCATTAATGTTGTTCCCGTGCCTAGGGTTCGCATATGCAGGTAATGCAGCTTCCGACAGTTTGAATTCATTAGAACAAAGGTTTTTTGAGTACAAGAACAAAGGCGACTTTAACAAGGCCTCTCTATCGTTGGCAAGTGCATACGAAATAGCAACTGCCAATGAGGATTCCGAGTCTATAATTGACATTTGCAACCTCTATACAGAACTTTTCCTGGATTACGACCAGTTTGAAAAAGCCGGTGTATATATTGAAACTGCCAAACGTGCCCTGAACTTATACGACTATAAAAGGGGTGAAGCTGTCTCCAAAAGCTTTGAAGCTATCTATCTTGCTAAAAACGGAGAGAAAGACGAAGCCGTCGACCTGCTTAAAGAAGCAAAAAAAATAGTTCCGAAAAGAGATCTGTCGACGAACAATCAGGTTTTGTTCAATGAGGCCATTATGTATATGTACCTGGAAAACTTTAACAGAGCCAAACGGATCTTCCAAAGACTTTTGCCATTTCAGGGGGACTACGAAGAAGAATATCTCACAGCTAAAGCCTTACTATACCTGGCCACCATTGACCTCGATAAAAACTACCTGGAAAGTACGGAGCTTCATTTAACCCGGTTACTGACCATTGTCAACGACAACGGGTTTATGAAATTAAAACTGGAGGCCAGCAAATTGGCTTCTGCCCTTTTTGAAAAAGAAAGAAAATACGAATTGGCCCTAGAATACCTGAAGCAGGCCGAGGCAATTAACAAAACATATTTTTCAAACGACATTCTAAATTCACAGAGAGAAGCCGCCAATAACAGCCAGCTGGATTTCTTGACCAGGTTAAACGACCAGTTGAAAAAAGATGCTGTGAAACAAGAGCAAACGGTTAATATTTCGAAGCTCACCTCTGTTTTAAGTTCAGCCTTGCTCATTATCATCTCCCTGCTTACCATTTCACTATACAGAAATAACCAGATAAAATTCAAAACCAACGATCTTCTCCTAAAGAAAAATCTGGAGCTTCAGGTAGCCAAAGATTCTGCAGAAAGAGCTATGCAAGCAAAAGCTCAATTTCTTTCTACCGTAAGCCATGAACTACGAACACCTTTATATGCTGTTACCGGACTCACACACCTTTTACTGGAAGAAGACCCTAAAGACAGTCAGAAAGACCACCTAAAGTCTCTGAAATACTCCGGAGAGTACCTGTTGAACTTTATCAATGATATTCTTCAAATAAACAAAATTGAAGCCAATAAGCTCGCATTGGACAAATATCCTTTCGACGTCAGGCAAATCCTTTCTAAAGTTGTAGACTCCCTTCAACAGCCTGCAAAAGAAAAAGAAAATAATATTGTTTTAAATCTAGATAAAAACATTCCTGAGATGCTTATCGGAGACCCTCTGAAACTCTCTCAAATCTTCATTAATTTAGTAGGGAATGCTTTGAAATTTACTGAAAAAGGAAGTGTTACATTATCAGCCAAAACCGCAAAATCCACCGATACCGACGTTACAATTCATTTTGAAGTAAAAGATGAAGGGATTGGGATTTCAGAAGAAATGCAGAAAAACATTTTCGATAGTTTCTCTCAAGGTTCAGAGCAAATAAACAGGAAATACGGAGGTACCGGACTGGGCCTTACCATTGTAAAAAGCCTCTTAACCCTATATGATAGTCAGATTAGTGTAGACAGCGAGCTCGGAAAGGGAAGCACCTTTTTCTTCGACATTACATTTGAACTCCCTGATGACGAAATAAAAGAATTGATCACCGCTCCTTCTAAAGTCCAGGAGGAACTCTATGCCAACCTGAATATTTTAGTCGTGGAAGACAACAAGATAAATCAGGTCATCACACAAAAAATGCTATCTAAAAAAGGAATAAAGTGTGATATTGCCAGCGACGGATATCAAGCAATTGAAAAAGCAAAAAAAGGTAAATTCGACGCTATCCTTATGGATATCCATATGCCGGGAATCAGCGGACTAAAAGCAACTCAGGAAATCAGAAAATTCAATCAGACGATACCAATTATAGCTCTAACAGCTATCTCTCTTGATGAAAGCAAAGATGATTTTTACGAAGCCGGTTGTAATGATGTTATAACAAAGCCATTTAAACCCGAAGTCTTCTATAAAAAAATAGCTCACAACGTAGTAAGAAACATAAAAGTCAACCTATAG
- the lpxK gene encoding tetraacyldisaccharide 4'-kinase, producing MRQFRKILLPFSCLYGSVIRLRHLLYDKGIIKTKSYDFPVICVGNLSVGGTGKTPMTEYLIHLLKNDFKVAILSRGYKRKSHGFVLADQSSTVETLGDEPMQYHNKFKDIYVAVDADRQHGIEILRDSLRPGVVVLDDAYQHRKVKAGFNILLTSYSDLYVDDLLLPAGNLRDIKSRAKYADVIVVTKCPEAMDLIQKNNLLKRIKPRKHQEVYFSKISYGGEIISSEEVQPLSYLRGRHFTLVTGIAKPDPLVNFLKSKGLQFEHLDYPDHHDFSSQQVGILRSKGIVLTTEKDYMRLKYKVDDVYYLPINNEILFGERKNFDNQVIGYMKKA from the coding sequence ATGCGTCAGTTTAGAAAAATACTTTTACCTTTTTCATGCTTATACGGATCAGTGATACGGTTGAGGCACTTATTATACGACAAAGGGATTATAAAGACAAAGTCGTATGACTTTCCGGTTATTTGTGTTGGGAACCTGAGTGTAGGAGGTACAGGAAAAACCCCGATGACGGAATATCTGATCCATCTGCTTAAGAACGACTTTAAAGTTGCTATTTTAAGCAGGGGCTATAAGAGGAAATCGCATGGATTTGTTTTGGCTGATCAATCTTCTACCGTTGAAACGTTAGGCGATGAGCCGATGCAGTACCATAACAAGTTTAAAGATATATATGTAGCGGTAGATGCCGATAGGCAACATGGTATTGAAATATTGAGAGACAGTCTGCGACCCGGAGTTGTTGTTTTAGACGATGCATATCAGCACCGTAAAGTCAAGGCCGGGTTTAATATATTGCTTACCTCATACAGCGATTTATATGTTGATGACTTATTATTGCCGGCCGGTAATCTTAGAGATATTAAAAGCAGGGCCAAATATGCAGATGTTATTGTAGTAACGAAATGCCCGGAAGCGATGGATCTGATCCAAAAGAATAACCTGCTAAAGCGTATAAAACCCCGAAAACACCAAGAGGTTTATTTTAGTAAGATTTCCTATGGAGGGGAAATTATTTCTTCTGAAGAGGTTCAGCCATTGAGTTATTTAAGAGGGAGGCATTTTACGCTGGTTACAGGAATTGCCAAACCTGATCCGCTTGTAAATTTTCTTAAAAGCAAAGGCTTGCAGTTTGAGCATTTGGATTATCCGGATCATCATGATTTTTCAAGTCAACAGGTGGGGATCTTACGAAGTAAGGGGATTGTTTTAACCACTGAGAAAGATTATATGCGCCTTAAGTATAAGGTTGATGATGTGTATTATCTTCCTATAAACAACGAGATTTTGTTTGGTGAAAGGAAAAATTTTGATAACCAGGTTATCGGATACATGAAAAAAGCGTAA
- a CDS encoding Nif3-like dinuclear metal center hexameric protein, whose amino-acid sequence MIIQDVINSIENHAPLTYAEDFDNVGLLVGNPNDELRGILVTLDTLEMVVDEAVDKDCNLIISFHPIIFSGLKKLNGTNYVERTVLKAIKNNIAIYAIHTALDNHFKGVNDKICVRLGLKNKKILIPKKNTIKKLITFVPNANAKQLREALFNAGAGNIGNYDHCSFNIEGTGTFKGNEDSSPVIGEKGNTHYEAETQIGITYPKHIEAKILKTLFRVHPYEEVAYEISTLENTNQHIGIGMVGELEEAMDEISFLKFLKKEMNTECIRHSGLLGKGIKKVAVLGGSGAFGISAAKKSGSDIYITADIKYHEFFKAENKIIIADIGHYETEQYTKNLLFEYLTEKIPNFAPALPVGKIIISECNTNPVKYF is encoded by the coding sequence ATGATTATCCAAGACGTTATAAATAGTATTGAAAACCATGCTCCCCTAACCTATGCAGAAGACTTTGACAATGTCGGATTACTTGTAGGGAATCCTAACGACGAGTTAAGAGGTATCCTGGTCACCCTCGATACGCTCGAAATGGTTGTCGATGAAGCTGTCGACAAAGACTGCAACCTGATCATAAGCTTTCACCCGATCATCTTTAGCGGTCTGAAAAAATTAAACGGCACCAATTATGTGGAGCGAACGGTACTCAAGGCCATTAAGAACAATATCGCAATATATGCCATTCACACAGCCCTGGACAATCATTTTAAAGGGGTAAATGATAAAATCTGTGTGCGTTTGGGACTCAAGAACAAAAAAATATTGATCCCCAAAAAAAACACCATTAAAAAACTGATCACTTTTGTTCCGAATGCGAATGCCAAACAACTCAGAGAAGCCTTATTTAATGCAGGCGCCGGCAATATCGGCAATTATGACCATTGTAGTTTTAATATAGAAGGTACCGGAACATTTAAAGGGAACGAAGACTCCAGTCCGGTTATCGGAGAAAAAGGGAACACTCATTACGAGGCTGAAACCCAGATCGGGATTACATACCCTAAACACATAGAAGCAAAAATTCTGAAAACATTGTTCAGAGTACACCCATATGAAGAAGTAGCTTACGAAATAAGTACCCTGGAAAATACAAACCAACACATTGGTATCGGTATGGTCGGCGAACTTGAAGAAGCCATGGATGAAATTTCATTTTTAAAATTCCTCAAAAAGGAAATGAATACAGAATGTATCAGACACTCGGGTTTGCTGGGGAAAGGAATAAAAAAAGTAGCCGTATTGGGAGGTAGCGGGGCCTTTGGCATTAGTGCTGCAAAAAAATCAGGATCAGACATATACATTACAGCCGATATTAAATACCATGAATTTTTTAAAGCAGAAAACAAAATAATTATTGCCGATATAGGTCATTACGAAACCGAACAATACACAAAAAATCTTTTATTTGAGTATCTTACAGAAAAAATCCCTAATTTTGCACCTGCCTTACCCGTGGGTAAGATCATAATATCAGAGTGCAATACGAATCCTGTCAAGTATTTTTAA
- a CDS encoding zinc ribbon domain-containing protein yields the protein MATKKEVTVEEKLRTLFDLQLVDSRIDEIRNVRGELPLEVEDLEDEVEGLKTRIEKLNTELENLNTEISNKKNLIEEAKSLIKKYTEQQKNVRNNREYNSLSKEIEFQDLEIQLAEKHIKEFKAQIEQKKEVIKQTKERLSERENHLKHKKGELDDILAETEKEEEALIRKSEEFEGLIEDRLLNAYKRIRSSVKNGLAVVSIERGASAGSFFTIPPQVQMEIASRKKIITDEHSGRILVDPALAEEEKAKMENIFASI from the coding sequence ATGGCAACCAAAAAAGAAGTAACAGTAGAAGAAAAATTACGCACGCTATTCGATCTGCAATTAGTTGATTCAAGAATAGATGAAATCAGAAATGTACGCGGTGAACTTCCACTAGAGGTAGAAGATCTTGAAGATGAAGTAGAAGGGTTAAAAACCCGAATCGAGAAGTTAAATACAGAGCTTGAAAACCTCAACACTGAGATCAGCAATAAGAAAAACCTGATTGAAGAAGCCAAAAGCTTAATTAAAAAGTATACTGAACAACAAAAGAATGTTCGTAACAACAGAGAATACAACTCTTTATCTAAGGAAATAGAATTCCAGGATCTTGAAATTCAATTAGCTGAAAAGCACATTAAAGAATTCAAGGCTCAAATCGAACAGAAAAAAGAGGTTATCAAACAAACCAAAGAGCGTCTCAGTGAACGCGAAAACCACCTGAAACACAAAAAAGGTGAATTAGACGATATCCTGGCAGAAACGGAAAAGGAAGAAGAAGCTCTTATCAGGAAAAGTGAAGAATTCGAAGGACTTATAGAAGATCGTCTTTTAAATGCCTACAAACGCATCAGAAGTAGTGTTAAGAATGGCTTAGCTGTTGTTTCTATTGAAAGAGGTGCTTCTGCGGGTTCTTTCTTTACGATCCCTCCACAGGTTCAGATGGAAATTGCTTCTCGTAAAAAAATCATCACGGATGAGCACAGTGGAAGAATTCTTGTCGATCCGGCATTAGCTGAAGAAGAAAAAGCTAAAATGGAAAACATATTTGCTTCTATATAA